One Oncorhynchus mykiss isolate Arlee chromosome 25, USDA_OmykA_1.1, whole genome shotgun sequence genomic window, GTGTTTACAACATGAACAAATGCCACAGTACAGAGTTTATATGAATAGACCCTATATTCCCATACCGGTATTTACTAAGAATTGCGAGAGACCCATTTCGATATCCACATTTTTCCGCGACCCCATCCTGTAAAAAAAGTGATGTAATCATTGGCTAATGTTTACTTTTTAAATTGGGTATATGACAGTTATTACAAATCAGTCTGATAGTACTTTTGGCAGTATTTCATGCTGAAGGAAGTAtggtttgaagtgactgaaatgcatcagaaaggtaTTGGGAAGTTCAGAAGATCATCAGGCAACCGTTTagtatgatcttctatgtagaaaaGAAGTTCAATAACCATGTTttgatccaaccatttcatgCAGATTAATTAACTGATGcatgaaaaaaatctaaacaggcagaaggaaccatgaattgcCTGTATAATTGTATAATTTCACatgaaaataaaatgtcattcATTCGTACAAATAATCTCGCCCttaacccatttaacttgtactTTTAATACGGTACATGGGGATTGAACGGCAAAAGTTACTTTtatgtgtactacatcatcatgCACATCATTTTATCCTCAACAATTCAGTTTGATGGCGCATATTGTTTTAGGCAGATTtgagaatattcgcatgaaaatctgttacAAATTGGATGGAAAACTAGCGAATTATGTTATTTTCTCCACAGTCTGACTTAGTACCTGGTCTTGTCCACTCTGTGCTAATGAGGCTTGTgggcattgtagagggaaacCGAAGACGCATACATGTTCCTGAGTCTTATCTTTCAGTGAAGGGAATCATAATATTTTGTAGTttatacccccccaaaaaatagaaCCACATTAAAAAATAGAACCACATTAATTACAACTGACGTAACCCCTGTTTTATGAACCAAgcacaattatttatttttttcttcagaGTTTCTCTCGCAATCCCATTTTCAAATCAGGAGACCCCAcgtttgggaaacactgggttATGATATATTTTGTATGTACAATACTCGCATTCCCTTAGTAGCATCTCTTGAACTTGATGAGTTTGTGGAAGGCCTGTTTGAACTCGTCATTGAAGGCAGTGTAGATAACGGGATTGATGAGCGAGTTTAGGTAGCCAAGCCAGGTGAACACGTCGAAGAGCACTGGGTGGAACCAGCATTCTTTGCAGATGGCCAGTACCAGGGTGACCACGAAAAAGGGTAGCCAACACACGATGAAGGCTCCCAGGATGATGCCTAGCGTCTTGGTGGCCTTCTTCTCCCGGGCGGTGCACAGACGTTTCCTCTCCAGCACACTGTCTGCCAGCTTCACCGTCACGCAGTTATTGAAGAGAGGCGACCCACCACTGCTTCCTCCACCTCCGTTTCCTGCCATTCCTCCCGTGTTGCCTCCCCCTCCGGGGTGCAGGTGGCCCTCTTGGTTGGAGGCGGAGTTGATGGAGCAAATGGAGGAGCCGGCCGACGTCTGGATGAGCTGGGCCGTGGTGAAACGCTTGCCGCACGACACTGGTGTCTTAAAGATGCGTGAGCGGGCTGCCACGTAGATCCGGCCGTAGAGGATGATCAGCAACACAGTGGGAACATAGAACGCCCCGAAGGTGGAGTAGAGCGTGTAGGAGATCTGATCCGTGTTCACTATGCACTCCATCACCTCCTCGTTGGCCTTGGCCTGCCTCCAGAAGAGCGGCGgcatggagatggagatggagatcaCCCATACCACCGTTATCATCAGGCCCGCTCGACGCATTGTCCGGCGCTTGGAGTACTCCAGGGCGTCAGTGATGGCCCAGTAGCGGTCCAGCGCGATGACGCACAGGTGCAGGATGGAGGCAGTGCAGAAGGTGATGTCCGATGACAGCCAGATGTCGCAGACAATCTGCCCCAGGGCCCAGGTCTTACTCACTGTGTACAAGATGCTGATAGGCATGACCAGGATGGACACCAGCAGGTCTGTCACAGCCAGCGAGCCAATCAGAAAGTTGGCTGGCGTGTGTAGCTTCCGAGTCAGGAATATGGTGGCGATGACAAAGGCATTGGACAGCACGGTGGCCAGGGTGACGATTGCCAGGATGGCTGACAGGAAGATCTGGAGCCCCAGGAGAGTGGCTTTGTCCCATAGGGCCTCTGTGGGTTCAGAGCTCTCCGTGGCGTTGGTGAAGAACGGATCAACGGAGCTATTATCCTGATCCATCTTGCCTTTCCCCTTTAATCCTTTGTTCAAGGTCTAGATGTGCCACATGACCACAATCAAATCAGGGCCTATGCTTTCCTTTGTCTTCTCGGCATGGTGCGAGGGCTGCATTGATGGGTGTCACTGTTGGTTGTCACACGTATCCATGGGACCTGATGGATCCTTTATCCATAATTTCAGTCTTGGAGACACACTGGGTTCTGAGACAAAATCTCCAAAATTGAGATTTACAAAAAAGGTGATTGCTATTTAGTTTCATATTAGAGCTTTTGATTATGCTCGTACCATTTCAATGCATAACCAATAAAGCCATTATAGTTGCTGAATCACTGTCCATTTCAGCAGACACACTAATATTGGTTTGATTCGGCAGTCTGGCTGAGGGACATTAGACACTGATTTGTATTCTGCTTGTCTCATCaaactctgttttctctctcgcCCAAGCTCTTATCTCCACTCCAGCCAGGCCGAGCACAACACCTCAGACCCTGACTTCCTATCAACTGCTGCTTTCATGGTCTCCTCCTGTTTCAATAACTCTCAGTGGGTAAAATCTACACTGAAAGATTATGGTGATACACAGGGTTGGCTCACTCTGTACTCATTTTAAGCTGAACCAGGGTTCATTTAATTTGCGCTCAGCTCCAAAGCCTGGGCGGTCCAGTCTTGTTGGTATTGAGGGTTAACTAGAATGTTAACATGATCCACATCAAGGGGGGAAAAGTCTGCTTCACTTCTTCATTTCAAATGTTTTTGGCTTGGCCTTAGAAATTCACCACTCAATGCGATAAAGAACAAGGCATTTGCAGATTCCCAGTTGGATGAAGCACAGCATGTGCTAATATTGATTTTTGATGTGTGTTCACTGTTTTCCTGTCAAAGCTTTGTTGGTCAGTTAAGCATTCAGGTGTGATGTCCAGATGGGAAGTAACAGTACTGCACAGCTTTTGTTCTGATTTTGCTTCCCGAAAGTCCAAGCTTCAATTGAAGCATGACAACCTTAGAATGggaaagatagagaaagaaagtgtGCATTAGAAGTACATACGAGTCACCATTTCAAACCGCCAACAATCCCACCTACATAAAATATTCTACATGCAGTGCATGCACATAAGAATGAACAATATGTGAGCTCGACCTCTGGCATCTCATGCTATGAGGCATATTTCTACCTCAACCCTTATGTTCAGCCATTACATACATGCAAGATTGATAATACAATATCAAAGGGGAGTGGAAACAGTAGGCTTTAGAACACCAGCTAACTGTACCTGTAAATCACCATATTGGCATTGCTGTATAACCGGAAGGAGAGTTTTGGAATTCCAGAATTTACTCAGACCATGACCTCTGCATGCATTAATGAGCAATATTTGCTGGTGTCAACCCATATCTGAAAACATGATACATATTTTGAAAGCTGAGAAACAGCCCTTTCAAATGATATAACATACAATAGCACGACATCAATCAAGTGGTAATCAGTCGAGAGAAACACCTGTGAAAATGTGTACTGTATCTTAAACAAAAATCTGTTCCTAATGAAGGTGGAGAAAAAAACTTAGAGCATGTTGCATCTTCTTTATGTTGTAAGGCTTGATCATCTGAAATCAGAATAGTAATACCCTTTACAGTGAATGAGTTACAGCTGTTTTATTTTCTGGAAATGTATGGAATATTCTGTGATCAAACATTTTCTCATATACATAGTATattaaacacatacagtaccagtcagaagtttggacacacctattcatccaagtgtttttatttttactatttgctacattgtagaataatagtgaagacatcaaaactatgaaataacacatggaaggaatcctgtagtaaccaaaaaagtgttaaacaaatcaaaatatatttcaaatgtgagattcttcaaagtagccaccctttgccttgatgatagctttgcaaactcgtggcattctctcaaccagcttcatgagtaatgcttttccaacagtcttgaaggagttcccccatatgctgagcacttgttggctgcttttccttcactctgcagtcaaactcatcccaaaccatctcaattgggttgaggtcaggtgattgtggaggccaggtcatctgatacagcactctccttggtcaaatagcccttacacagcctggaggtgtgctttgggtcattggcctgttgaaaaacaaatgatagtcccagtaagtgcaaaccaggtgggatggcgcatcgctgcagaatgctgtggtaaccatgccagttaagtgtgccttgaattctaaataaatcacacagtgtcaccagaaaagcacccccccataccatcacacctcctcctgcatgcttcacggtgggaactacacatgcggagatcctccattcacctactctgcgtctcacaaagacacagcgttgGAACCAATAAtctaatttggactcagaccaaaggacaattatccaccagtctaatatccactgcttgtgtttcttggctcaagcaagtctcttcttattattggtgtcctttagtagaggtttctttgcagcaattcaacgattcacagtctcctctaaacagttgatgttgagatgtgtctgttacatgaactctcaggagcatttatttgggatgctatctgaggtgcagttaactctaatgaacttatcctctgcagcagaggtaactctaagtCTTGACATGTTCCAGATGAactgacctccatgtcttaaagtaatgatggaccgtCATTTCTCgttgcttatttcagctgttcttgccataatatggacttggtcttttaccgaatagggctatcttctgtataccaccctaccttgtcacaacacaactgattggctcaaacacattaagaaggaaagaaattccacaaattaacttttaacacggCATACacgtgccaagagtgtgcaaagctgtcatcaaggtaaagggtggctaccttgaggattctcaaaaataaaatgtattttgatttgtttaacacttttttggttactacatgattccatgttttattttatagttttgatgtcttcactattattctgcaatgtagaaaatagtaagaataatgaaaaacctttgaatgagtaggtgtgtccaaacttttgactgctactgtatatgCACCAAAACATAATACACACAACCTAAAACAATGTTTATTCCTTACAATGCATAACTGCTTGCCCTTGCATTTAGGCGCTACACAAATCAATATTCCTATCTTTCCTGTAAAGCCAACAATTTCTACAGTAGTCCTCCAGTACGTTGAATTTCACCTAGGTTCATCTAGGCTGTGAGATTGTGTGATTGTCTGCAGcctcagcagcatgttgtccagtctcTCCAGCCCCTGCCTGTCCTTGTCACTGTGGGGACAGCTTATATTGACTGCCTGGTCTCTGTCTATTGATTGCCTCCTCATGAAGGTCTGAGAGATGACAGTGCACCACTGTCCTATAAAAACCATA contains:
- the LOC110505286 gene encoding 5-hydroxytryptamine receptor 1D-like produces the protein MDQDNSSVDPFFTNATESSEPTEALWDKATLLGLQIFLSAILAIVTLATVLSNAFVIATIFLTRKLHTPANFLIGSLAVTDLLVSILVMPISILYTVSKTWALGQIVCDIWLSSDITFCTASILHLCVIALDRYWAITDALEYSKRRTMRRAGLMITVVWVISISISMPPLFWRQAKANEEVMECIVNTDQISYTLYSTFGAFYVPTVLLIILYGRIYVAARSRIFKTPVSCGKRFTTAQLIQTSAGSSICSINSASNQEGHLHPGGGGNTGGMAGNGGGGSSGGSPLFNNCVTVKLADSVLERKRLCTAREKKATKTLGIILGAFIVCWLPFFVVTLVLAICKECWFHPVLFDVFTWLGYLNSLINPVIYTAFNDEFKQAFHKLIKFKRCY